Proteins from a single region of Oreochromis niloticus isolate F11D_XX linkage group LG7, O_niloticus_UMD_NMBU, whole genome shotgun sequence:
- the LOC100699467 gene encoding solute carrier organic anion transporter family member 1C1 isoform X1, producing MKKMDNTATDSWIVDNNPDSSTVKNSCHPNLKMFLAALSFAYFAKALSGSYMKSTITQLERRFDIPSYLIGIIDGSFEIGNLLVIAFVSYFCAKLHRPKIIAIGCILMSFGTFLIAMPHFIIGRYKIETSIRSSVNSTNNLSPCPASSPESLWAGDRPSILPSRGCEKESSVSMWIYVLLGNILRGIGETPVQPLGISYIDDYAQSDNAALYIGCVQTISIIGPVFGYLLGSLCAKIYVDIGYVDMETITITPGDARWVGAWWLGYLIAGAITLMSAVPFWFLPKSLPMPVEKHDTNCTPEQTRFIKDSPGLKHKFRPEEPANLHLMASEFVPTLKSLLGNPVYTIYLCVTIVQFNSLIGMVTYKPKYIEQHYGQSASKANFLMGMINIPAVALGMFSGGVVMKKYKLTIMGAAKFAFGTSLLGYFLSLIFFAMGCENAKVAGITVSYSGVGGLSYQEQSLISVCNSDCSCTSREWDPVCGENGITYVSPCLAGCNSSTGSGKNTVFNNCKCLAVANTQPGNLTATLGQCPHRDSCEKVFPYFLAMSVLSSFIISLGGTPGFMLLVRCIKPELKSLALGIHTLATRTLAGIPAPIYFGAIIDTTCLKWGYKMCGGRGACRIYDTSAYRIVYLGLTLGLRTVSFFLCILGFALLKRHIKKEEKHVLTNGSAELETLRKEENSSIHCEQFILALDCNPDRETRL from the exons ATGAAGAAAATGGACAACACAGCCACAGACAGCTGGATTGTGGACAACAATCCTGACTCATCCACAGTGAAAAACTCCTGCCACCCAAACCTGAAG ATGTTCCTTGCAGCCTTGTCCTTTGCTTACTTTGCCAAGGCTTTATCTGGCAGCTACATGAAGAGCACAATTACACAGCTAGAAAGGCGATTTGATATCCCCAGCTATCTGATTGGCATCATAGACGGCAGCTTTGAAATAG GGAATTTGCTGGTAATTGCGTTTGTGAGTTATTTTTGTGCCAAGCTCCACCGACCCAAGATCATAGCAATCGGGTGTATTTTGATGTCTTTTGGAACCTTCCTGATCGCCATGCCTCATTTCATCATTGGCCG CTATAAGATCGAAACATCAATTAGATCTTCAGTGAATTCGACCAATAACCTCTCTCCATGTCCGGCAAGCTCACCTGAGTCCCTGTGGGCAGGTGACAGACCCTCTATACTGCCTTCTCGAG GCTGTGAAAAAGAGTCCAGTGTTTCCATGTGGATCTATGTCCTGCTGGGAAATATCCTGCGTGGGATTGGAGAGACTCCAGTGCAGCCTTTGGGAATCTCCTATATTGATGACTACGCACAGTCAGATAATGCTGCTCTCTATATTG GTTGTGTCCAGACAATATCAATAATTGGTCCTGTCTTTGGGTACCTGCTGGGATCCCTGTGTGCCAAAATCTATGTCGACATTGGATATGTGGACATGG AGACTATCACCATTACTCCTGGCGATGCCCGCTGGGTGGGCGCGTGGTGGCTGGGCTATCTCATTGCTGGTGCCATCACCCTCATGTCTGCTGTTCCTTTCTGGTTCCTGCCAAAATCACTGCCGATGCCTGTGGAAAAGCATGACACCAACTGCACACCAGAGCAAACCAGATTTATTAAAGATTCCCCAGGCTTGAAGCACAAGTTCAGGCCAGAGGAACCAGCTAATTTACATCTGATGGCCAGTG AATTCGTCCCCACATTGAAGAGTCTCCTTGGAAATCCTGTGTACACCATCTACTTATGTGTGACCATTGTTCAGTTCAACTCTCTCATTGGTATGGTCACCTACAAACCCAAATACATTGAGCAACACTACGGCCAGTCAGCTTCAAAAGCCAATTTTCTCATGG GCATGATCAACATACCTGCAGTGGCCCTTGGGATGTTCTCCGGAGGGGTTGTGATGAAAAAGTACAAGCTGACTATCATGGGAGCAGCTAAATTTGCCTTTGGGACCTCTCTGCTGGGCTACTTTCTGTCACTAATATTCTTTGCCATGGGCTGTGAGAACGCTAAGGTCGCAGGCATCACAGTTTCATATAGTGG AGTGGGGGGCTTATCTTATCAGGAGCAGTCTCTCATCTCTGTCTGTAATTCGGATTGCTCGTGCACAAGCAGAGAGTGGGATCCAGTGTGTGGAGAGAACGGGATCACCTACGTGTCCCCGTGTTTGGCTGGATGCAACTCCTCCACTGGCTCTGGCAAGAACACG GTGTTCAACAATTGCAAGTGTCTCGCGGTGGCTAATACCCAACCAGGCAActtgacagccaccctgggTCAGTGTCCACACAGGGACAGCTGTGAGAAAGTCTTTCCGTACTTCCTGGCTATGTCTGTcctcagttccttcatcatctCTCTTGGGGGTACACCCGGCTTCATGCTGCTTGTCAG GTGCATTAAACCTGAGCTGAAGTCTCTCGCTCTTGGAATCCACACCTTGGCCACTCGTACCCTTG CTGGAATACCTGCCCCTATATACTTTGGAGCCATAATTGATACGACCTGCCTCAAATGGGGATACAAGATgtgtggaggaagaggagcttgCAGAATATATGACACATCAGCTTACAG GATAGTGTACCTGGGTCTGACTTTGGGCTTGAGAACAGTCTCTTTCTTCCTTTGTATTTTGGGATTTGCTCTACTCAAA
- the LOC100699467 gene encoding solute carrier organic anion transporter family member 1C1 isoform X2 translates to MKKMDNTATDSWIVDNNPDSSTVKNSCHPNLKMFLAALSFAYFAKALSGSYMKSTITQLERRFDIPSYLIGIIDGSFEIGNLLVIAFVSYFCAKLHRPKIIAIGCILMSFGTFLIAMPHFIIGRYKIETSIRSSVNSTNNLSPCPASSPESLWAGDRPSILPSRGCEKESSVSMWIYVLLGNILRGIGETPVQPLGISYIDDYAQSDNAALYIGCVQTISIIGPVFGYLLGSLCAKIYVDIGYVDMETITITPGDARWVGAWWLGYLIAGAITLMSAVPFWFLPKSLPMPVEKHDTNCTPEQTRFIKDSPGLKHKFRPEEPANLHLMASEFVPTLKSLLGNPVYTIYLCVTIVQFNSLIGMVTYKPKYIEQHYGQSASKANFLMGMINIPAVALGMFSGGVVMKKYKLTIMGAAKFAFGTSLLGYFLSLIFFAMGCENAKVAGITVSYSGVGGLSYQEQSLISVCNSDCSCTSREWDPVCGENGITYVSPCLAGCNSSTGSGKNTVFNNCKCLAVANTQPGNLTATLGALNLS, encoded by the exons ATGAAGAAAATGGACAACACAGCCACAGACAGCTGGATTGTGGACAACAATCCTGACTCATCCACAGTGAAAAACTCCTGCCACCCAAACCTGAAG ATGTTCCTTGCAGCCTTGTCCTTTGCTTACTTTGCCAAGGCTTTATCTGGCAGCTACATGAAGAGCACAATTACACAGCTAGAAAGGCGATTTGATATCCCCAGCTATCTGATTGGCATCATAGACGGCAGCTTTGAAATAG GGAATTTGCTGGTAATTGCGTTTGTGAGTTATTTTTGTGCCAAGCTCCACCGACCCAAGATCATAGCAATCGGGTGTATTTTGATGTCTTTTGGAACCTTCCTGATCGCCATGCCTCATTTCATCATTGGCCG CTATAAGATCGAAACATCAATTAGATCTTCAGTGAATTCGACCAATAACCTCTCTCCATGTCCGGCAAGCTCACCTGAGTCCCTGTGGGCAGGTGACAGACCCTCTATACTGCCTTCTCGAG GCTGTGAAAAAGAGTCCAGTGTTTCCATGTGGATCTATGTCCTGCTGGGAAATATCCTGCGTGGGATTGGAGAGACTCCAGTGCAGCCTTTGGGAATCTCCTATATTGATGACTACGCACAGTCAGATAATGCTGCTCTCTATATTG GTTGTGTCCAGACAATATCAATAATTGGTCCTGTCTTTGGGTACCTGCTGGGATCCCTGTGTGCCAAAATCTATGTCGACATTGGATATGTGGACATGG AGACTATCACCATTACTCCTGGCGATGCCCGCTGGGTGGGCGCGTGGTGGCTGGGCTATCTCATTGCTGGTGCCATCACCCTCATGTCTGCTGTTCCTTTCTGGTTCCTGCCAAAATCACTGCCGATGCCTGTGGAAAAGCATGACACCAACTGCACACCAGAGCAAACCAGATTTATTAAAGATTCCCCAGGCTTGAAGCACAAGTTCAGGCCAGAGGAACCAGCTAATTTACATCTGATGGCCAGTG AATTCGTCCCCACATTGAAGAGTCTCCTTGGAAATCCTGTGTACACCATCTACTTATGTGTGACCATTGTTCAGTTCAACTCTCTCATTGGTATGGTCACCTACAAACCCAAATACATTGAGCAACACTACGGCCAGTCAGCTTCAAAAGCCAATTTTCTCATGG GCATGATCAACATACCTGCAGTGGCCCTTGGGATGTTCTCCGGAGGGGTTGTGATGAAAAAGTACAAGCTGACTATCATGGGAGCAGCTAAATTTGCCTTTGGGACCTCTCTGCTGGGCTACTTTCTGTCACTAATATTCTTTGCCATGGGCTGTGAGAACGCTAAGGTCGCAGGCATCACAGTTTCATATAGTGG AGTGGGGGGCTTATCTTATCAGGAGCAGTCTCTCATCTCTGTCTGTAATTCGGATTGCTCGTGCACAAGCAGAGAGTGGGATCCAGTGTGTGGAGAGAACGGGATCACCTACGTGTCCCCGTGTTTGGCTGGATGCAACTCCTCCACTGGCTCTGGCAAGAACACG GTGTTCAACAATTGCAAGTGTCTCGCGGTGGCTAATACCCAACCAGGCAActtgacagccaccctgg GTGCATTAAACCTGAGCTGA